The Macaca fascicularis isolate 582-1 chromosome 11, T2T-MFA8v1.1 genome includes a region encoding these proteins:
- the ATG101 gene encoding autophagy-related protein 101 isoform X2, with protein MSLEFYQKKKSRWPFSDECIPWEVWTVKVHVVALATEQERQICREKVGEKLCEKIINIVEVMNRHEYLPKMPTQSEVDNVFDTGLRDVQPYLYKISFQITDALGTSVTTTMRRLIKDTLAL; from the coding sequence ATGTCCTTGGAGTTCTACCAGAAGAAGAAGTCTCGCTGGCCTTTCTCAGACGAGTGCATTCCATGGGAAGTGTGGACGGTCAAGGTACATGTGGTAGCCCTGGCCACGGAGCAGGAGCGGCAGATCTGCCGGGAGAAGGTGGGTGAGAAACTCTGCGAGAAGATCATCAACATCGTGGAGGTGATGAATCGGCATGAGTACTTGCCCAAGATGCCCACACAGTCGGAGGTGGATAACGTGTTTGACACAGGCTTGCGGGACGTGCAGCCCTACCTCTACAAGATCTCCTTCCAGATCACTGATGCCCTGGGCACCTCGGTCACCACCACTATGCGCAGGCTCATCAAAGACACCCTTGCCCTCTGA